In Deltaproteobacteria bacterium, the sequence CGGTGTCGATCGAGGTCGCCGCCCCGGCCGCGCGCGTTCCAGTAGTAGGCGAGAAGCCGACGCTCCATGCCCGCGTCGACGAGGCGGGGGGTGATGCGGTCCGTGAGCAGGGACGCGAGGTCGTACTCGGCGGGCGCCATGAAGGCGTCCTGGAAGTCGATGATGATCGGCCGGTCGTCTCGCCAGAGGAGGTTCCAGCCGTGGTAGTCGCGGTGGCTCAAGACCCGCGGCGCGGCGGCGAGCTCCCGCGTGACCGCGTCGAAGCTCTCCTGGTAGCCGTGGCGGGTGGCGGCGGAGAGCGTCGCTCCGAGCCGGCGCTCTACGCCCCACTCGAGAAAATGCTCCAGCTCCCACTGGAGGAGCCGATCGTCGAGCCCTTGCTTGAAGGCGATGCTGGTCGCGGGACGATGGGTGGTGCCGCGCTCGTGGAGAATGAGGAGCGCGTCGATGGCGCGGCGGTACACGCGCTCGGCGTCGTCACCGGCACGGACCGCGGCGTCCCACAGCACGACGTCGCCGGCGTCCTCGAGGAGCAGCATCCCGTCGTCCACGGCCGCCACGTAGATCTCCGGCACCGGCGCGCCGATCGCGACCAGCAACCGGTGGACGTCGAGGAACGGCAGCTCGACGAGCGGCTCGGGAAACACGCCGAGTTCTTCGGAGCTCAACGGCAGGCCGCTCCCGGCGAGCACCATCACGACGACGGTCGCGGGGGCGCCGCCGCCGGTGAGCGTCGCGCGGAAGTAGCGGCGTGCGGAAAAGTCGCCGGCGAGGTGCGCGACGTCCGCGAGCGCGGCGCCGGGCCACCGGTCCCCGACCAGGCGCGTGATCCGTGGCGCGACGTCGTCGTGCATGGCGTTGGCGTCGTGTAGCGCGCGCGCGTTCGGCGCACCAGCCGCTCGCCGAGTCGGGCACCCGCAACCTTGACATGCGAGAGACCATCGGCATAACGGGTGGCGCCGCGCGGACCTAGCTGCGCGGGGTCACGGGTTTCGCGGGGGCATTCGCAGTGCTGGACCAATACATCGGCGTCGTCATCACGTTCGCGCTCGGCGCCGTGATCGTCCTCGGGATGGTCTCCGGCAGCATGATCTTCGGCGTGCGGAGCAAGTCGCGTCGGGCCGTGAAGGACGAGGTCTTCGAGTGCGGCAACCCTTCGTCGGGTCCCGCCCGCGGCCGCTTCTCGGTGCACTTCTACCTCGTGGCGATCCTCTTCATCGTCTTCGACGTCGAGGTCGTGTTCATGTACCCGTGGGCGATCGTATTCCGGCAGCTCGGCGTCCCGGGGCTCATCGAGATGCTCACGTTCGTTGCCGTCCTGGGGTTCGGTCTCGCCTACGTCTGGCGGCGCGGGGCGCTCGCGTGGGATTGATCGAGGTCGGCATCGCGGCGGCGAAGGCGTTCGCCGTGTTGATGCTCGTCCTCCACATGAGCGCCGTCCTGCTCTGGGTCGAGCGCAAGGGCAGCGCGCTCATTCAGGACCGCATCGGCGCCAATCGGGCCAACATTTTCGGCGTGATGCCGGTCAATTTCGGCCTCATCAACACGCTCATCGCCGACCCGATCAAGCTGCTCACCAAGGAGGACATGGTGCCGGCGGGGGCCGACAAGCTCCTGCACTTCCTGGCGCCGTTCCTGGCGGTCTTCCCCGTCATGGTCACGTTCGCGGCGATCCCGTTCGGCGACCGGCTCGTGATCGGCGACCACAGCATCAACCTCCAGGTCGCCGAGCTCGACATCGGCATCCTCTACGTCCTCGCGATGTCCTCGCTCGCGGTCTACGGCGTGGTGCTCGGAGGCTGGGCGTCGAACAGCCGGTGGGCGCTCCTCGGGGGCATCCGGGGCTCGGCCCAGATGATCTCGTACGAGATCGCGCTGGGGCTCGCCCTCATCGGCGCGGTGATGACGTTCGGTACGCTCGACATGCAGGCGATCGCCCGCGCTCAGGGGCATCACTTCTTCGGCGTGATCCCCGCGTGGGGCGTGCTCTATCAGCCGCTCGGGTTCCTGATCTTCCTGATCGCCGGCATCGCGGAGACGAAGCGCGTGCCCTTCGACCTCCCCGAGGGCGAGTCCGAGCTCATCAGCGGGTACTTCACCGAGTACTCGGGCATGAAACAGGCGGCCTTCATGTTGAGCGATTTCGCGGAGAGCGTCGTCGTCGCCGGGCTCGCGACCACGCTCTTCTTCGGCGCGTGGCAGGTGCCGTTCCTCTTCCGCGACGGCTTCCATCTGCCGGGCGGGGCGATCGTCGCCCTGCCGCACCTCGCGGTCGTCGGCCTCCAGGTCGCGAGCTTCACGGTCAAAGTCTTCGCGCTCTGCGTGTTCCAGATCCTCGTACGCTGGACGCTCCCGCGCTACCGCTACGATCAGGTGATGGACCTCGGGTGGAAGTACCTGCTGCCCCTGGCGCTCGCCAACATGCTGGTGACGGGCATCGTCATCGTGCTGCTCGGGTGATCGCGATGGGCGCCGCGCTCTTCCTTCTCGTCGCCGTCCTGACCGTCGCCGCGGCCCTCGGGGTGGTCCTGCACCCGAATCCGGTCAAGTGCGCGCTCTTTCTCGTGGTGACCCTCTTCCTCCTCGCGGTCGTCTTCGTGTTGCTCGAGGCCCACATGATCGCGGCGCTCCAGATCATCGTCTACGCCGGCGCGATCATGGTGCTCTTCTTGTTCGTCATCATGCTCCTGAATCTCCGGAGCGACGACCCCGAGCGCGGCCGGCGACGCTACGCCCTGCGCGGCCTCGCCTGGATGGGTGGCGTGGTCTTCGCGATCGAGCTCGCCTTGCTGGTGCGCGGCGCGACGGTAGGCTCCGCGGGAGCCGCGCCCGAGGGCTACGGCGGCGCGGCCGCCGTGGCGCGGAGTCTCTACACGGATTTTCTCCTCCCGTTCGAGCTGACGTCGATCCTGCTGCTGGTGGCGGTGGTGGGGGCGGTCGTGCTCGCGCAGAAGCAAAGGCGACCGACGCTCTCATGATCATCCAGACCGAATGGGTCCTGATGCTATCGGCCGTGCTCTTCGCCATCGGTGTCGTCGGGGTGCTCGTGCGCCGCAACGTCATCGTCATCTTCATGGCGATCGAGCTCATGCTGAACGCCGTGAACCTGAGCTTCATCGCGCTCGCGCGGGCGCGGGGCGCGGTGGACGGGCAGGTGGTCGTCTTCTTCGTGATGACGGTCGCCGCCGCGGAGGCCGCCGTCGGGCTCGCGATCATCATCGCGTCCTTCCGCAACCGGACCACCGTCAACGCCGACGAGCTGGCGTTGCTGCGCGGGTGACCCGATGCACGAGACCCACGCCGCCGCCGAAGCCGTGATCCTGCACTCGCAGATGCTCTGGTTGATTCCGTTCTTCCCGCTCGCCGGATTTCTGATCGCCGTGTGCGCCGAGCGCTTGTCCGGGCTCGTGAAGATCACGTCGCCGCTCGCGGTGCTGGCCGCGCTCGCGGTCGCGGTCTCCTCCGTGGCGACGCTCTTCGGCGCTCCCGAGGGGGCGCGCCTCTCCCAGACCGTCTACACGTGGATGGCTGCCGGGTCGTTTCATGCCGACATCGCGTTCCGTATGGACGCGCTCTCGGCGGTCATGGCGCTGGTCGTGACCGCGGTCGGCTTCCTGATCCACGTCTACTCCGTCGGCTACATGGGCCACGACGAGAGCTGCCCGCGTTTCTTCGCGTACCTGAACCTCTTCATGTTCGCGATGTTGCTGCTCGTGCTCGGCGACAACCTCCTCGTGTTGTTCGTCGGGTGGGAGGGCGTCGGGCTGTGCTCCTATCTATTGATCGGCTTCTGGTACGAGAGCGACGACAACGCGGCCGCGGGCAAGAAGGCGTTCATCGTGAACCGCATCGGCGACATGGGCTTCGTGCTCGGCCTCTTGCTCCTCGCCTGGAGCCTGGCTCCGGCGGCGGGGGGCGCGCTCAGCCTCGACTTCGCTCACATCCAGGCGCATGCGGCGAGCCTCGATTCCGGCACCGCGACGGTCATCGCGCTCCTCTTGCTCATCGGCGCGACCGGCAAGTCGGCGCAGATCCCGCTCTACACCTGGTTGCCGGACGCGATGGCGGGTCCGACGCCCGTCTCGGCGCTGATCCACGCCGCGACGATGGTGACCGCCGGCATCTACATGATCGCCCGGCTGAACGTCGTGTTCGCGCTCAGCCCCGCCGCCATGCAGGTGGTCGCCGTGCTCGGCGCCATGACCGCGCTCTTCGCCGCCACGATCGCGCTCGTGCAGACCGACATCAAGAAGGTGCTCGCCTACTCGACGGTGAGCCAGCTCGGCTTCATGGTGCTGGCGCTCGGCGTCGGCGCCTTCGCGACGGCGGTCTTCCATGTGATGACCCACGCCTTCTTCAAGGCGCTCCTCTTCCTCGCCGCCGGGAGCGTGATCCACGGCATGAGCGGCGAGCAGGACGTCCAGAAGATGGGCGGGCTCCGCACCAAGATGCCGGTCACCTTCTGGACCTTCTTGATCGGCACGCTGGCGATCGCGGGCGCCCCCGGCTTCGCCGGCTTCTTCAGCAAGGACGAGATCCTCTACCACGCGTGGGCGGGCGGCCATCCGTGGCTCTGGCTCACCGCCACGATCACCGCGACGCTCACGGCCTTCTACATGTTCCGCCTGCTCTTCCTGACCTTCTTCGGGGAGCTGCGCGCCGACCACGACGTCGCGCATCACGTCCACGAGTCGCCGCCGGTCATGACGATCCCGCTCGTCATCCTCGCCCTGCTGTCGATCGTCGGCGGCTGGGTCGGACTGCCCGAGCACTGGCTCTGGGGGAACCGCTTCGGCCACCTCCTCGCGCCGGTGACGGGGTACCCGCACCTCGCGGAGGGCGGCATGCTGGGCGAGGGCGCGCTCATGCTGATCGCGACGACGCTCGCGATCGCGGGCGCGCTGCTCGCCTATGTCTTCTACCTCCGGCTCCCGGGTCTCCCCATGGTGCTGAGCTGGCGGCTGAAGGGCGCCTACGAGCTGCTGCTCAACAAGTACTGGATCGACGAGCTCTACGATGCGGTGATCGTCGCTCCCTACGTGCGGCTCTCGACGTTCCTCTGGAAAGTCGCCGACCAGGAGCTCATCGACGGGTTCGTGAACGGCCTCGCCGGCGCGGTCGGCGCGAACGGCAACCTCTGGCGTCACGCCCAGACCGGCAACGTCCAGCACTACGCACTCGCGTTCCTCGGCGGCGTCGTCGCGGTGCTCGCCTACTACGTGATGCGATGAACGGCTTCGAACCAGCCGGCGGAACCGGCAACGTGCTCCTGAGCCTCGTCGTCTGGACGCCCATGATCGGCGCGTTCCTCGTGCTGCTGCTGCCGCGCGAGCAGGTGGACGGCGCCAAGCGCGCGGCCTTCGTGTTCTCGTCGATCACGTTCCTGTTGTCGCTCGGCCTGTGGGCCGGGCTCCGCCCCGACACGGCGGAGTTCCAGTTCCTCGAACAGCACCCGTGGATCCCGGACTGGGGCATTCAGTACCTGCTCGGCGTCGATGGGGTGAGCCTCTTCCTCGTGCTGCTCACCACGTTCCTCACGCCGCTCGTGATTCTCTTCTCGTTCGGCGACGTGCAGAAGCGCGTGAAGGAGTACTTCTTCTTCATGCTGATGCTCGAGACGGGGATGATCGGCGCCTTCGTCGCGCTCGACCTCTTCCTCTTCTACGTCTTCTGGGAGCTGATGCTCGTGCCGATGTACTTCATCATCGGCATCTGGGGTGGCCAGCGCCGGGTGTACGCCTCGATCAAGTTCCTCCTCTACACCCTGACCGCGAGCCTCCTGATGCTGCTCGCGATCCTCTACCTCGTCGGCGCCCACGTTCGCGCCGGCGCGCCGACGACCTTCGACGTCCGGCTCCTCTACGACGTGGCGCTGAGTCCGCGGGAGCAGGGGTGGCTCTTCGCCGCTTTCGCGCTCGCGTTCGCGGTGAAGGTGCCGATGTTCCCGCTCCACACCTGGCTCCCCGACGCGCACGTCGAGGCGCCGACGGGCGGCTCGGTCATCCTCGCCGCCATCATGCTGAAACTCGGCACCTACGGCTTCCTGCGTTTCGCGATGCCGCTCTTTCCGGCGGCGACGGTGGCGGCGACGCCCTTCGTCGTGGCGCTCGCGGTGATCGGCATCGTGTACGGGGCGATGGTCGCCATGGTGCAGCCCGACTTGAAGAAGCTCGTCGCGTACTCCTCGGTGTCGCATCTCGGCTTCGTGATGCTCGGCCTCTTCGCCGTGAACCCGATGGGCATCCAGGGCGCCATCTATCAGATGTTGAACCACGGGCTCTCGACGGGCGCGCTCTTCCTCCTGGTCGGCATGATCTACGAGCGCCGCCACACGCGCCTGATCGCGGACTTCGGCGGCCTCTGGAAGCCGATCCCGCGCTACGCGGCCGTGTTCTTGCTGGTCACCTTGTCGTCGATCGGATTGCCGGGCCTGAACGGCTTCGTCGGCGAGTTCCTGATCCTGCTCGGCGCCTTCGGCGAGAGCCGTCTCGCGACGGTCGTCGCGTCGAGCGGCCTCGTGCTCGGCGCGGTCTACATGCTGTGGATGTTCCAGCGGCTCGCCTTCGGCCCGCTCCGCCACGAGGAGAACGCGACGCTCGAGGACCTCCGGCCGCGCGAGATCGCGGTGCTGGTGCCGGTCGTCGCCATGATCGTCGTGATGGGCGTCTACCCGAAACCGTTCCTCGAGGTGATGGAGCCGTCGGTGAAGGGGATCATCGCCCGCATGGAGAAGCACCAGGCGCGCGCCGTCGCCGTCGAGGCGGACCACGCGCCGGCGAAGCACGCGGGGGGCGTCTGATGGAGCAGCTGCTGCTGCCGGCGATCGACTGGCTCGCGATCCTCCCGGTCGGCCTGACGTCGATCCTCGGCCTCGTTCTCCTGGCCCTCGGGCTCTTCGTCGACGACGACGAGACGCTCGGTTGGATCACGCTGATAGGCCTGGCCGTGACCGCAGTCGCGACCGCGTGCCTCGCCGGTCAGAAGTCGATCACCTTCAACGGGACGTTCGCGCTCGACGGCTACGCGCTCTTCTTCGATCTCCTGTTCCTGGTGACCGGCATCGTCGTCGTCCTGATGTCGATGACCTACCTCGAAGGCACGGGCATCCCCTCGGGCGACTATTATGGCCTCGTCGTCTTCGCGATCGCGGGCATGATCGTGATGGCGTCCGCGACCGACCTCATCGTCGTGTTCCTCGGCCTCGAGATCATGTCGATCAGCGTCTACGTCCTAGCCGGCGCGTGGCGGACGCAGCTCCGGTCGAACGAGGCCGCGATGAAATACTTCCTGCTCGGCGCGTTCGCGACGGGCTTCCTGCTGTACGGCATCGCGCTCGTCTACGGGGCGACCGGCGCCTTCCGGCTCGACCAGATCGCGGCGGCGGTCGGCGGCACGCCGAATCGCTCCATGCTGATCGCCGGCGTCGCGATGCTGATCGTCGCGTTCGGGTTCAAGGTGGCCGCGGCGCCGTTCCACATGTGGACCCCCGACGTCTACGAAGGGGCGCCGACCACCGTCACCGCGCTGATGGCGGTCGCGGTGAAGGCCGCGGGCTTCGCGGCCTTCGTGCGGGTCTTCCTCCACGGCTTCGGCGGGCTGCACGCCGACTGGTCGATGCTGCTCTGGGTGATCGCCGCGCTCACCATGACGGTCGGCAACGTGCTCGCCCTCGCGCAGCGGAGCGTGAAGCGCATGCTCGCGTACTCGAGCGTCGCGCACGCCGGATACATCCTCGTGGCGCTCGTCGCTGCGGGCTCCGCCGGCGGCACCGCGGCGCTCTTCTATCTGCTGGTCTACTCCTTCATGACGCTCGGTGCGTTCGGCGTCGTGGCCGCGCTCGGCTCGGTCGGTGAGCCGAACGAGACACTCGACGACTACGCGGGTCTCGGGTTCCGCCGCCCGCTCCTCGGTGTCACCATGACGATTTTCATGCTGTCGCTGACGGGGATTCCGCCGCTCGCGGGATTCGCCGGCAAGCTCTACGTCTTCACGGCCGCGATCCGCGAAGGCTACTACGTGCTCGCCGTGATCGGCGTCCTCAACAGCGCGATCTCGGCCGCCTACTACGTCCGGGTGCTGATCGCGATGTACCTGACGCCCGCCGCCGAGGAGCACGGCCGCGTGCCGCGGCAGCCCTATCTGTTGACGTCGATCGTGCTGTCGGCGGTCATGACGGTCGTGGTCGGCGTCTTTCCCGCGATCTGGATGCAGCTCGCGCGCTTCGGGTTCCTGTCGCTCTGAGCGCGCACGCTGCCGGCGGCAGTCGCTGCGCGATGAGCACCTGAACCCGAGGCGCTCGTACATCCTCAGAAGGGAGGGAGGTTTCCGTGGCTGACCTGCTCTACGAGAAGGCCGAGTACGTCGCGACGCTGACGCTGAACCCCCCGAGCGGTTGAACGCGATCAGCGTCGAGATGCTGGAGCTGCTCACGCGGAAGCTCTTGGAGGCCGAGGCCGACCCCGACGTGCGGGTGATCGTGCTGACGGGGGCCGGGCGCGGTTTCTGCAGCGGGCTCGATTTGAAGGACGCGGCGGCGGGGAAAGGCATCGGCGGCGCCGGGGTGTTGTCGCCCGGAGGCGGAGCGGCTCACTTCGGGACCCGCGATCTGCCGACGACGGTGCTGCACGAGCTCGATACGCCGATCATCTGCGCGCTCAACGGACCGGCGGCCTGGGCCGCGAAGATGGCGGCCAACGCCCCGCTCGCGCTCCGGGCGATGAAGCGCCTCTACCGCCACGGTCTCGGCGAGGACTTCGAATCGCACTCCCACCACGTGCTCATGCAGCTCATGCTGCTGTTCCGTTCGCGCGACTTCCAGGAGGGGATCCACGCCTTCATGGAGAAGCGCGCGCCGCGGTTCAGCGGCACGTAGGCCGCGTTCCCGGTACGGCTACGACCGCGCGATCGTCCAGATCCCGATCGCGATGAACCCCGCGCCGGCGAGCCACGAGAGCGTGCGTGGGCTCACGTACTGGGAGATCAGGCCGCCCATGGCGACGCCGATCGCCGACGTCACGATCAGCGCCGATGCGGCGCCGGCGAAGACGGCGAGCTTCGAGTGCCGGCCGTCGGCGGCGTAGAGGAACGTCGCGAGCTGCG encodes:
- the nuoK gene encoding NADH-quinone oxidoreductase subunit NuoK; the protein is MIIQTEWVLMLSAVLFAIGVVGVLVRRNVIVIFMAIELMLNAVNLSFIALARARGAVDGQVVVFFVMTVAAAEAAVGLAIIIASFRNRTTVNADELALLRG
- a CDS encoding NADH-quinone oxidoreductase subunit N — its product is MEQLLLPAIDWLAILPVGLTSILGLVLLALGLFVDDDETLGWITLIGLAVTAVATACLAGQKSITFNGTFALDGYALFFDLLFLVTGIVVVLMSMTYLEGTGIPSGDYYGLVVFAIAGMIVMASATDLIVVFLGLEIMSISVYVLAGAWRTQLRSNEAAMKYFLLGAFATGFLLYGIALVYGATGAFRLDQIAAAVGGTPNRSMLIAGVAMLIVAFGFKVAAAPFHMWTPDVYEGAPTTVTALMAVAVKAAGFAAFVRVFLHGFGGLHADWSMLLWVIAALTMTVGNVLALAQRSVKRMLAYSSVAHAGYILVALVAAGSAGGTAALFYLLVYSFMTLGAFGVVAALGSVGEPNETLDDYAGLGFRRPLLGVTMTIFMLSLTGIPPLAGFAGKLYVFTAAIREGYYVLAVIGVLNSAISAAYYVRVLIAMYLTPAAEEHGRVPRQPYLLTSIVLSAVMTVVVGVFPAIWMQLARFGFLSL
- a CDS encoding NADH-quinone oxidoreductase subunit H, encoding MLVLHMSAVLLWVERKGSALIQDRIGANRANIFGVMPVNFGLINTLIADPIKLLTKEDMVPAGADKLLHFLAPFLAVFPVMVTFAAIPFGDRLVIGDHSINLQVAELDIGILYVLAMSSLAVYGVVLGGWASNSRWALLGGIRGSAQMISYEIALGLALIGAVMTFGTLDMQAIARAQGHHFFGVIPAWGVLYQPLGFLIFLIAGIAETKRVPFDLPEGESELISGYFTEYSGMKQAAFMLSDFAESVVVAGLATTLFFGAWQVPFLFRDGFHLPGGAIVALPHLAVVGLQVASFTVKVFALCVFQILVRWTLPRYRYDQVMDLGWKYLLPLALANMLVTGIVIVLLG
- a CDS encoding phosphotransferase; its protein translation is MHDDVAPRITRLVGDRWPGAALADVAHLAGDFSARRYFRATLTGGGAPATVVVMVLAGSGLPLSSEELGVFPEPLVELPFLDVHRLLVAIGAPVPEIYVAAVDDGMLLLEDAGDVVLWDAAVRAGDDAERVYRRAIDALLILHERGTTHRPATSIAFKQGLDDRLLQWELEHFLEWGVERRLGATLSAATRHGYQESFDAVTRELAAAPRVLSHRDYHGWNLLWRDDRPIIIDFQDAFMAPAEYDLASLLTDRITPRLVDAGMERRLLAYYWNARGRGGDLDRHRYALVALHRALKVVGRLHYIALAKGKSGPLAFLPDVVATCRRLLAEVPLPGALADEFAAQWQEGAP
- a CDS encoding TMEM165/GDT1 family protein; this translates as MDIRFFLTVFTTVFLAELGDKTQLATFLYAADGRHSKLAVFAGAASALIVTSAIGVAMGGLISQYVSPRTLSWLAGAGFIAIGIWTIARS
- a CDS encoding NADH-quinone oxidoreductase subunit J, with protein sequence MIAMGAALFLLVAVLTVAAALGVVLHPNPVKCALFLVVTLFLLAVVFVLLEAHMIAALQIIVYAGAIMVLFLFVIMLLNLRSDDPERGRRRYALRGLAWMGGVVFAIELALLVRGATVGSAGAAPEGYGGAAAVARSLYTDFLLPFELTSILLLVAVVGAVVLAQKQRRPTLS
- a CDS encoding NADH-quinone oxidoreductase subunit M, yielding MNGFEPAGGTGNVLLSLVVWTPMIGAFLVLLLPREQVDGAKRAAFVFSSITFLLSLGLWAGLRPDTAEFQFLEQHPWIPDWGIQYLLGVDGVSLFLVLLTTFLTPLVILFSFGDVQKRVKEYFFFMLMLETGMIGAFVALDLFLFYVFWELMLVPMYFIIGIWGGQRRVYASIKFLLYTLTASLLMLLAILYLVGAHVRAGAPTTFDVRLLYDVALSPREQGWLFAAFALAFAVKVPMFPLHTWLPDAHVEAPTGGSVILAAIMLKLGTYGFLRFAMPLFPAATVAATPFVVALAVIGIVYGAMVAMVQPDLKKLVAYSSVSHLGFVMLGLFAVNPMGIQGAIYQMLNHGLSTGALFLLVGMIYERRHTRLIADFGGLWKPIPRYAAVFLLVTLSSIGLPGLNGFVGEFLILLGAFGESRLATVVASSGLVLGAVYMLWMFQRLAFGPLRHEENATLEDLRPREIAVLVPVVAMIVVMGVYPKPFLEVMEPSVKGIIARMEKHQARAVAVEADHAPAKHAGGV
- a CDS encoding NADH-quinone oxidoreductase subunit A; the protein is MVSGSMIFGVRSKSRRAVKDEVFECGNPSSGPARGRFSVHFYLVAILFIVFDVEVVFMYPWAIVFRQLGVPGLIEMLTFVAVLGFGLAYVWRRGALAWD
- the nuoL gene encoding NADH-quinone oxidoreductase subunit L; translated protein: MHETHAAAEAVILHSQMLWLIPFFPLAGFLIAVCAERLSGLVKITSPLAVLAALAVAVSSVATLFGAPEGARLSQTVYTWMAAGSFHADIAFRMDALSAVMALVVTAVGFLIHVYSVGYMGHDESCPRFFAYLNLFMFAMLLLVLGDNLLVLFVGWEGVGLCSYLLIGFWYESDDNAAAGKKAFIVNRIGDMGFVLGLLLLAWSLAPAAGGALSLDFAHIQAHAASLDSGTATVIALLLLIGATGKSAQIPLYTWLPDAMAGPTPVSALIHAATMVTAGIYMIARLNVVFALSPAAMQVVAVLGAMTALFAATIALVQTDIKKVLAYSTVSQLGFMVLALGVGAFATAVFHVMTHAFFKALLFLAAGSVIHGMSGEQDVQKMGGLRTKMPVTFWTFLIGTLAIAGAPGFAGFFSKDEILYHAWAGGHPWLWLTATITATLTAFYMFRLLFLTFFGELRADHDVAHHVHESPPVMTIPLVILALLSIVGGWVGLPEHWLWGNRFGHLLAPVTGYPHLAEGGMLGEGALMLIATTLAIAGALLAYVFYLRLPGLPMVLSWRLKGAYELLLNKYWIDELYDAVIVAPYVRLSTFLWKVADQELIDGFVNGLAGAVGANGNLWRHAQTGNVQHYALAFLGGVVAVLAYYVMR